The following are from one region of the Syngnathus typhle isolate RoL2023-S1 ecotype Sweden linkage group LG22, RoL_Styp_1.0, whole genome shotgun sequence genome:
- the riox1 gene encoding ribosomal oxygenase 1 codes for MERKQMSAFSMYHTLPARLSSADTKPSLQVASKKKKRVNDNFITTSQEKKKKMKTKNHAAEVAIPRLSDPKCVNAGEEALNVLLAELAQMNNSKERASRLFQWLINPIPSKAFFRETWEKKPVLVQRKNPNYYKGLFSTEEFDRILRQEDVQYGVNLDVTSYTDGERETHNPPGRALPYTVWDFYESGCSLRMLNPQAFSSTVWNVLSILQEHFGSMAGANVYLTPPGTQGFAPHYDDIEAFVIQLEGKKHWRVYNPRSDEEVLPVHSSPNFTQEEIGKPILEVVLEAGDLLYFPRGFIHQGDCLSDAHSLHITVSSYQKNSWGDLLQKMVPTALEIAMEEDVEFRQGLPLDYLSYMGVQNFDKDDPRRAAFFSKIDNLMNKLRNFTAVDAAVDLKAREFLHDCLPPKLTAEEAARSVHKAPARWEDGSVKDVGASITSQTRVGLLRAGCARLCSDGDAVHLYYTTDNSRVYHKEEPKSFEIQPEYTDAVEFLIHSYPQFVSVRSFPCDSMQEKISLAELLFKNGVIQKETLP; via the exons atggaaagaaaacaaatgtcagCTTTCTCCATGTATCACACGTTACCAGCACGACTTTCGTCTGCTGATACGAAGCCTTCATTGCAG gtggcatctaaaaaaaagaaaagagtgaatGACAATTTTATTACCACAAGTcaagagaaaaagaagaaaatgaaaaccaaGAATCATGCAGCAGAAGTTGCCATACCGAGACTGTCCGAT CCAAAGTGTGTAAACGCTGGTGAGGAGGCCCTAAATGTGTTACTCGCTGAGTTGGCACAAATGAACAACAGCAAGGAACGGGCCAGCAGGCTTTTCCAGTGGCTGATCAACCCAATTCCCAGCAAGGCCTTCTTCAG GGAAACATGGGAGAAGAAACCTGTTCTTGTTCAGCGTAAAAATCCAAATTACTACAAGGGATTATTCTCCACAGAAGAGTTTGATCGCATTCTTCGACAG GAGGATGTTCAGTATGGCGTGAATTTAGATGTCACAAGTTACACGGACGGTGAGAGGGAAACGCACAACCCTCCTGGTAGAGCTTTGCCATACACAGTTTGGGATTTCTATGAG AGTGGCTGCTCCCTCCGGATGCTGAATCCTCAGGCGTTCTCCTCGACTGTATGGAATGTGCTGTCCATCCTGCAGGAGCATTTTGGCAGCATGGCAGGCGCCAATGT TTACCTTACACCACCCGGAACACAAGGATTCGCCCCACATTACGATGACATTGAGGCTTTTGTCATTCAGTTGGAGGGAAAGAAGCACTGGAGGGTCTACAATCcaag GTCAGACGAGGAAGTCCTGCCTGTGCATTCAAGTC CCAATTTTACACAGGAAGAAATTGGGAAGCCTATTCTGGAGGTGGTGCTGGAGGCAGGAGATCTACTTTACTTTCCACGAGGGTTCATCCACCAGGGCGACTGCCTCTCGGATGCACACTCGCTTCATATTACCGTCTCCTCCTACCAGAAGAACAGCTGGGGAGATTTGCTGCAGAAG ATGGTTCCCACTGCTCTTGAAATTGCAATGGAGGAGGATGTGGAGTTCAGACAGGGCTTACCTCTGGACTACCTCTCCTACATGGGCGTTCAAAACTTCGACAAG GATGATCCACGCAGGGCAGCATTCTTCTCCAAAATCGATAACTTAATGAACAAGCTTAGGAATTTTACCGCAGTCGACGCTGCTGTGGATCTTAAAGCCAGAGAGTTTCTTCATGATTGCTTGCCTCCAAAGCTCACTGCAG AGGAAGCAGCCAGAAGTGTGCACAAAGCACCTGCTCGGTGGGAGGACGGAAGCGTAAAGGACGTAGGCGCTTCCATCACCAGCCAAACTCGAGTCGGACTCCTCCGAGCAGGCTGTGCTAG GCTCTGCAGCGATGGCGACGCCGTCCATCTTTACTACACCACCGACAACTCTAGAGTTTATCACAAAGAGGAGCCGAAAAGCTTTGAAATACAACCTGAG TACACGGATGCAGTTGAGTTTCTGATTCACTCCTATCCTCAATTTGTGAGCGTAAGAAGTTTCCCGTGCGATTCAATGCAAGAGaag atcTCTTTGGCTGAGCTACTTTTTAAGAATGGAGTCATCCAGAAGGAAACACTTCCGTAG
- the LOC133146652 gene encoding NADH dehydrogenase [ubiquinone] 1 beta subcomplex subunit 1-like, which translates to MVNIAAFAREHWMNLLVPMGFVIGWYLDKQQDQKLTAFRNKSILYSRELKPGEEVTWK; encoded by the exons ATGGTCAACATTGCAGCTTTCGCCCGTGAGCACTGGATGAACTTGCTGGTGCCCATGGGTTTTGTGATTGGATGGTACCTTGACAAGCAACAGGACCAGAAGCTGACCGCCTTCAGGAACAAAAGTATTTTATACAGCAG GGAGCTGAAACCTGGTGAGGAGGTGACTTGGAAGTAG
- the cpsf2 gene encoding cleavage and polyadenylation specificity factor subunit 2, whose protein sequence is MTSIIKLTALSGVQEESALCYLLQVDEFRFLLDCGWDENFSMDIIDAIKRHVHQVDAVLLSHPDPIHLGALPYAVGKLGLNCTIYATIPVYKMGQMFMYDLYQSRNNSEDFTLFTLDDVDSAFDKIQQLKYSQIVNLKGKGHGLSITPLPAGHMIGGTIWKIVKDGEEEVVYAVDFNHKREIHLNGCTMESISRPSLLITDSFNAAYVQPRRKQRDEQLLTNIMETLRGDGNVLIAVDTAGRVLELAQLLDQIWRTKDAGLGAYPLALLNNVSYNVVEFSKSQVEWMSDKLMRCFEDKRNNPFQFRHLTLCHSLADLARVPNPKVVLCSQPDLESGFSRELFIKWCQDSKHSVILTYRTTPGTLARYLIDHPDEKMLDLEVRKRVKLEGKELDEYLENDKIKKEAAKKLEQAKEVDVDSSDESDMDDDLDQPAAVKTKHHDLMMKGEGNRKGSFFKQAKKSYPMFPTHEERIKWDEYGEIIRIEDFLVPELQAAEEEKSKLESGLTNGDEPMDQDLSVVPTKCVSSIENLEIRARITYIDYEGRSDGDSIKKIINQMKPRQLVIIHGPPEASLDLAESCKAFSKDLKVYTPKLQETVDGTSETHIYQVRLKDFLVSSLQFCKAKDTELAWIDGVLDMRVVKVDTGVMLEEGSKEEPEDGELPMDTVPDLGIDHSAAMVAAQRAMKNLFGEDEKEPSEESDVIPTLEPLPSHEAPGHQSVFINEPRLSDFKQVLLREGIQAEFVGGVLVCNNLVAVRRTEAGRIGLEGCLCDDYYKIRELLYQQYAVV, encoded by the exons ATGACGTCCATTATCAAGCTGACAGCTTTGTCAGGAGTTCAGGAGGAATCTGCCCTCTGCTACCTTCTCCAGGTGGATGAATTTCGCTTCCTGTTAGACTGTGGCTGGGATGAGAACTTCTCAATGGATATCATCGATGCCATAAAGCG GCATGTGCATCAAGTTGACGCCGTGCTTCTCTCCCATCCTGATCCGATACATCTTGGAGCGTTGCCATACGCTGTGGGCAAATTGGGGCTAAATTGTACCATATATGCAACGATACCCGTCTACAAGATGGGTCAAATGTTCATGTATGATCTTTATCAG TCCAGAAATAACAGTGAAGATTTTACTCTCTTCACCCTTGATGATGTGGACAGTGCTTTTGATAAAATTCAGCAGTTGAAATATTCACAGATTGTCAATCTGAAAG GAAAAGGACACGGCCTTTCCATTACGCCACTTCCTGCCGGTCACATGATTGGTGGGACCATTTGGAAGATTGTCAAGGATGGGGAGGAGGAGGTTGTTTATGCTGTGGACTTCAACCACAAAAGAGAAAT CCACCTGAACGGCTGCACAATGGAGAGCATCAGCCGACCTTCCTTGCTGATCACGGACTCCTTCAATGCAGCATATGTACAACCGCGGCGCAAGCAAAGAGATGAACAGCTACTAA CTAACATAATGGAGACACTCCGTGGGGATGGTAACGTGCTTATCGCAGTGGATACAGCTGGGCGGGTGTTGGAGTTGGCTCAGCTCCTAGACCAGATTTGGAGGACAAAAGATGCCGGGCTTGGAGCTTACCCGCTCGCCCTACTTAACAATGTCAGCTACAATGTTGTGGAGTTCTCCAAGTCCCAG GTGGAGTGGATGAGCGACAAGCTCATGAGGTGTTTTGAGGACAAGAGGAATAACCCCTTCCAGTTCCGACATTTGACCCTCTGCCACAGTTTGGCCGACCTGGCTCGGGTTCCCAACCCTAAAGTAGTGCTGTGCAGCCAGCCGGATTTAGAGTCGGGCTTTTCTCGAGAACTTTTTATCAAGTGGTGTCAAGACAGCAAACACTCGGTCATCCTGACTTATCGCACCACACCTGGAACACTGGCCCGCTACCTCATTGATCACCCGGATGAGAAGATGCTGGATCTGGAG GTGAGAAAAAGAGTGAAGCTCGAAGGCAAGGAGCTTGATGAATACcttgaaaatgacaaaattaagAAAGAAGCGGCAAAGAAACTGGAACAAGCAAAAGA GGTGGATGTAGACTCCAGCGACGAGAGCGATATGGACGACGACCTGGATCAGCCAGCGGCGGTCAAAACCAAACACCACGACTTGATGATGAAGGGCGAGGGAAACCGTAAAGGCAGCTTCTTCAAGCAAGCCAAGAAGTCCTACCCGATGTTCCCAACGCACGAGGAAAGGATCAAATGGGACGAGTACGGGGAGATCATCAG GATTGAAGATTTTCTGGTTCCTGAGCTGCAAGCTGCAGAGGAGGAGAAAAGCAAACTAGAATCGGGCTTGACCAACGGTGATGAGCCGATGGACCAGGACCTCTCTGTTGTTCCCACCAAATGTGTTTCTAGTATTGAGAACCTTGAAATCAG AGCCAGAATAACGTACATAGACTACGAAGGTCGCTCCGACGGCGATTCTATCAAGAAAATCATCAACCAAATGAAGCCCAGGCAGCTGGTGATTATCCACGGACCTCCGGAGGCCAGTCTGGACTTGGCTGAGTCCTGCAAAGCTTTCAGCAAAGATCTCAAAGTGTACACACCCAAACTTCAGGAGACCGTGGACGGCACTAGTGAGACGCACATCTACCAG GTGCGGTTGAAAGACTTCCTGGTGAGCTCCCTGCAGTTCTGCAAGGCCAAAGACACCGAGTTGGCGTGGATTGACGGCGTGCTGGACATGCGCGTGGTCAAAGTAGACACAGGCGTGATGCTCGAGGAGGGCTCCAAGGAGGAGCCTGAGGACGGTGAGCTACCCATGGACACCGTCCCCGACCTCGGTATTGATCACAGTGCTGCAATGGTGGCGGCTCAGCGAGCCATGAAGAACCTATTTGGGGAGGACGAGAAAGAGCCATCTGAGGAGAGTGATGTCATTCCCACACTGGAGCCGCTGCCTTCACATGAG GCGCCCGGACATCAGTCGGTGTTCATCAACGAGCCCCGCCTGTCCGACTTCAAACAGGTCCTCCTCAGGGAAGGCATCCAGGCTGAGTTTGTGGGAGGAGTGCTGGTCTGCAACAACTTGGTGGCTGTTCGCAGA ACGGAGGCGGGCCGCATCGGCCTGGAAGGCTGCCTGTGCGACGACTACTATAAGATCCGAGAGCTGCTGTATCAGCAGTATGCTGTCGTATAG
- the extl3 gene encoding exostosin-like 3 codes for MQRNSGGLGGGGQPWVLRRVRLTWLSFMLFFILVFFPLIAHYYLTTIDEAGSPDKRIFGPRAGGELCEAKHVQDLCRIRESVSEELLQLEAKRQELNGEIARLNLRIEACKRSIDSAKQDLLQLKNVISQTEHSYKELMAQNQPKLSLPVRLLPDKEDPGLPPPKSSRSCRLHTCFDYARCPLTSGFPVYVYDTGSYPWGEYIDPLVKQAFATSAKKNIYVTNDPGVACLYLVLVGELLESPSSFPPNPSDLEKQLKALPYWRSDGHNHVLVHLSRNSLTQNFLYNVSTGRAALVQSTYLEQQYRDGFDLVASPLVHALSEPNFLHVPHQVPVKRKYLFTFQGERVESLRSSLREIPPQSFEEEMDGDPPADYDDRIIGTLKAVQDSQLDQVLIEFTCKNPKPSLPSEWSLCGEREDRLEVLKASTFALVIAPGNAQLVASAGCGMRLFEALEVGAIPVVLGDHSKLPYHQFIRWSEAAIMVPKPRVTELHFLLRSLSDNDMLAMRRQGRFLWETYFSTSESILNTILANIRTRIQIPAAPINEEPAQEIPHKAGKLAGTDANLADNGDLDLGPVETEPPYASPRYLRNFTYTAVDVYQTWNRAPGPFHLFPHTPLDPVLPSEAKFLGSGTGFRPIGGGVGGSGKEFQASLGGNVPREQFTVVMLTYEREEVLMNSLERLNGLPYLNKVVVVWNSPKPPSDDLLWPDIGLPIVVVHTEKNSLNNRFLPWDVVETEAILSIDDDAHLRHDEIMFGFRVWREARDRIVGFPGRYHAWDLNHQSWLYNSNYSCELSMVLTGAAFFHKYYAYLYSYVMPRAIRDMVDEFINCEDIAMNFLVSHITRKPPIKVTSRWTFRCPGCPQALSHDDSHFHERHKCINFFVKVYGYMPLLYTQFRVDSVLFKTRLPHDKTKCFKFI; via the exons ATGCAGCGCAACAGCGGCGGACTCGGCGGCGGCGGACAGCCGTGGGTGCTGAGGCGGGTGCGTCTCACCTGGCTCAGTTTCATGCTTTTCTTTATTCTGGTGTTCTTCCCGCTCATTGCCCACTACTACCTCACCACCATCGATGAAGCCGGGAGTCCCGATAAGCGGATCTTCGGGCCCCGGGCCGGCGGCGAACTGTGCGAGGCCAAACACGTGCAAGATCTGTGCCGCATACGCGAGTCGGTCAGCGAGGAGCTGCTGCAGCTGGAGGCCAAGAGGCAGGAGCTCAACGGGGAGATCGCCAGGCTCAACCTGCGCATCGAGGCCTGCAAGAGGAGCATCGACAGCGCCAAGCAGGACCTGCTGCAACTGAAGAATGTTATCAGTCAGACGGAGCATTCCTACAAAGAACTCATGGCCCAAAACCAGCCCAAACTGTCCTTGCCTGTCCGATTACTTCCCGACAAGGAAGACCCGGGGTTACCGCCGCCCAAATCGTCGCGGTCCTGCCGCCTGCACACCTGCTTCGACTACGCCCGCTGCCCCCTCACGTCTGGATTTCCAGTTTACGTTTATGACACGGGCTCCTATCCGTGGGGGGAATATATCGACCCCCTCGTTAAGCAGGCCTTTGCCACGTcggctaaaaaaaatatttatgtaacGAATGACCCTGGCGTCGCTTGTCTCTATTTGGTATTGGTCGGAGAGCTGCTGGAGTCGCCGAGTTCCTTCCCGCCAAATCCGTCTGATTTGGAGAAGCAACTGAAAGCTCTTCCCTACTGGCGATCGGATGGACACAATCACGTACTCGTCCATCTTTCCCGAAACTCCCTGACACAGAATTTCCTGTATAACGTCAGCACGGGCCGAGCGGCGCTCGTTCAATCCACCTACCTGGAGCAGCAGTATCGCGACGGCTTTGACTTGGTCGCCTCGCCGCTGGTTCACGCGCTCTCCGAACCCAACTTCTTGCACGTGCCTCATCAGGTACCCGTGAAAAGGAAATACCTCTTCACCTTTCAGGGGGAGAGGGTGGAGTCGCTGAGGAGCAGCTTGCGGGAGATTCCTCCTCAGTCCTTTGAGGAGGAGATGGACGGAGATCCGCCTGCCGACTACGACGACCGCATCATTGGCACTTTGAAAGCCGTGCAGGATAGTCAGTTGGATCAGGTGCTCATAGAGTTCACTTGTAAAAACCCCAAGCCAAGTTTACCAAGCGAGTGGTCTCTATGCGGAGAGCGAGAAGACAGGCTGGAGGTACTCAAGGCGTCGACTTTCGCCTTGGTGATCGCCCCGGGAAACGCTCAGCTGGTTGCCTCGGCGGGCTGCGGAATGAGACTTTTTGAAGCCCTCGAGGTCGGCGCCATCCCCGTAGTGCTCGGCGACCACTCCAAGCTGCCCTACCACCAGTTTATCCGATGGAGCGAAGCGGCCATCATGGTCCCAAAGCCGCGCGTGACGGAATTACATTTCCTGCTGCGCAGCCTCTCGGACAACGACATGTTAGCTATGAGGCGACAGGGTCGCTTCTTGTGGGAGACTTACTTTTCCACCTCGGAGAGCATACTTAATACTATCCTTGCCAACATTCGCACCAGGATTCAGATTCCCGCCGCACCTATTAATGAAGAACCCGCGCAAGAAATCCCCCATAAAGCGGGAAAACTAGCTGGTACCGATGCTAACTTGGCAGACAACGGCGACCTCGATCTGGGTCCTGTCGAGACGGAGCCACCGTACGCCTCGCCGCGCTATCTCCGCAACTTCACATACACGGCCGTGGACGTTTACCAGACGTGGAACCGTGCGCCCGGCCCTTTTCACTTATTTCCCCATACTCCGCTGGACCCCGTTCTGCCCTCCGAAGCCAAATTCCTGGGTTCGGGGACAGGTTTCAGGCCCATCGGCGGAGGCGTGGGAGGGTCCGGGAAGGAGTTCCAGGCATCTTTAGGCGGCAATGTTCCCAGGGAACAATTCACCGTGGTCATGCTGACGTATGAGAGGGAGGAAGTGCTGATGAACTCCTTGGAGAGGCTGAATGGACTGCCTTACCTCAACAAGGTCGTGGTCGTGTGGAATTCACCCAAGCCTCCTTCTGATGACCTTCTGTGGCCTGACATTGGGCTTCCCATTGTG GTCGTCCACACCGAGAAGAACAGCCTGAACAACCGTTTCCTTCCCTGGGATGTTGTGGAGACCGAGGCCATCCTTTCCATCGACGACGACGCCCACTTGCGTCACGATGAGATCATGTTTGGTTTCAG AGTTTGGCGAGAGGCCAGAGATCGCATCGTGGGTTTCCCAGGGCGATATCACGCCTGGGATCTCAACCATCAGTCCTGGCTTTACAACTCTAATTACTCCTGTGAGCTCTCCATGGTCCTGACAGGAGCGGCGTTCTTCCACAAG TATTACGCCTACTTGTACTCCTACGTGATGCCCCGGGCCATCCGGGACATGGTGGATGAGTTCATTAACTGTGAGGACATCGCAATGAACTTCCTGGTCTCGCACATCACCCGCAAACCGCCAATCAAG GTGACATCTCGCTGGACCTTCCGCTGCCCCGGTTGCCCCCAGGCCCTGTCGCACGACGACTCGCATTTCCACGAGCGCCACAAGTGCATCAACTTTTTCGTCAAGGTGTACGGCTACATGCCGCTGCTGTACACGCAGTTCCGCGTGGACTCTGTGCTTTTTAAAACACGCCTGCCGCACGACAAGACCAAATGCTTCAAGTTCATCTAG